A genome region from Cervus canadensis isolate Bull #8, Minnesota chromosome 10, ASM1932006v1, whole genome shotgun sequence includes the following:
- the LOC122447828 gene encoding colostrum trypsin inhibitor-like: protein MKLSHLLALCLTLCLLGLANSGKTSDNLKQEASQDLFQMPPDLCQLPQARGPCKAALHRYFYNSTSNACERFTYGGCQGNDNNFETAEMCLRICKAPETRDKSR, encoded by the exons ATGAAGCTCAGCCACTTACTTGCCCTTTGCCTCACCCTCTGCCTGCTGGGCTTGGCGAACTCAGGAAAGACCTCAG ACAATCTCAAACAAGAGGCTTCCCAGGACTTGTTCCAAATGCCCCCTGACCTGTGCCAGCTCCCCCAAGCGAGGGGCCCCTGCAAAGCTGCTTTGCACCGGTACTTCTATAACTCTACATCCAATGCTTGTGAGCGCTTTACCTATGGAGGTTGTCAGGGCAACGACAACAATTTTGAGACCGCAGAGATGTGTTTGAGGATCTGCAAAGCCCCTG